The Patescibacteria group bacterium DNA window TTCATTACACCCAAATAAGTACTTGCGAGATATTCTTGATGAAGCAGAACAAGATATTAAGAATGGAAAAAATATGTCTCCCGCATTTTCAAATGCTAAGGATGCAGTTCGTTGGCTTAACTCAAAATAAATGCGTGTAATTTTCTCTCGCAAGTTTCAAAAGATGTACGGAAAATTGCAACCGAGTAAGAGGTCACTTTTTGATCACAGGTTAGTCTTGTTTATGGCTGACCCGTCAAATTCAATGTTACGCAAACACTATTTGTCAGGTAAATATTCTGGTTGCTTGAGCATAAATATCGGGGGCGATATTCGCGCTATATACAGAGAGGAGAGTAAGGGAGTTTCAGTTTTTGTAGCCATCGGCACGCATAGCGAGTTGTACGAATAGGCATCTGTGTTAGGATAAATTTACATTTTACAAACTAATTATAAAACCCCATGCCCCTTATCATTTTAATTCTCATCGTGCTTGCGATCATTTTCTTCGGCAGTATTCGCATCATTGAGCAGAACACCGTCGCGGTTGTGGAATTTTTGGGAAAGTATCGCCGAACGATGACCGCGGGGTTTAATCTAAAAATTCCCATTTTGGAAAAAATTGCCGAACGCATCACCTTGCGACAGCAAAACTTTTCTATCGATGGCAAATATCCTTCGAATGACAAGGTGATCGTGACGGTTTCGACCAACCTCATTTACACGGTTAACAACACCGATCAGGGTATTCAACACTTTGCCTATGTTTTGCAGAGCCGCCAGCAATCAATCGCCGCGAGTGTGGAAAATTCTCTCCGAACCTACATCGCTAAAGAAACTCACGAAGGAATTTTAGAAAAAAAAGAAGAATTAGCACTTCACATCAAAGCTGATCTCGCTAAACAATTTGAAGAGTGGGGTATGGTCATTATGAGTTTTCAAATTACCAATGTCACATTCCCGCTTGCTATCACGGACGCCATGTCTGAAGTCGTCGCGTCACAACAGTTGCGAAAAGCGGCAGAAAATAAAGGAGAGGCGACAAAAATTCAAGCCATCAAAGAAGCCGAGGCGGAAAAAGAACGCAAGCGATTGCAGGGAGAAGGAATTGCCCTCGAACGATCAGCCATTGCTGAAGGATTAAAACAGGCGATTGAGGTCGTCGGTAAGGCGACAGGTCAGAAAACCCAGGATGTTATGGCCATGCTTACACTTACGCAATATCTCGACACTCTAAAAAATATCGGCATGTCTAATAATACTAAGGTTATTTACTTAGATTCTCACGTGGGTAAAACAACAGAACTGATTCAGCAATTAAGTAGTGCGATGGAGACGGGGCATGGGTACGGGGTACATAACAACAAGTAGACCAAATAAAAAAACCGCATAGCGGTTTTTCAAAACCAGATACCAAGATTTATTGCCGCATTTCTCCATGCGTCGCGAGCGGTTTTGCCCTCCCCCAAGTACGTCGCTGCGTTTACGTGACGCATAACAGTGCTCTTGCAACGTGGACATTTAGTTTCAATTTCAACCTGAAACCCGACCCTGAAATTGCCACATTCTTGATAGATGTAAGCTTTCGGGTGCTTACTCTTAACTCTTCTTTGAGCGCTGCGCGGCCGCTTTGTAGATATTGGCATAACTTCCTTATTCTCTAAGTCTAAGAGGCAATGTATCAAGTTCAATGTGGAGGAGTCAAGAAAATAATTGACATTTATTTTTAACCTGATTAAATCACAAAGGAGCAGTCCATTTTCTAGCCTGTTGGCTAGAACGTTTGTGTATGCAAACGAAAAGGTGTTAGGCATATCCACCGATTGATATGTCGCTTTGAAAAAACAAAGGAGGCTGTATGGCCAAAAGAAGAGATGACGAAATTACTAGGGGCCCGGGAAGAGATGAACTCAGGCGGGCGATGTTTGATGTTAGTCGTAGACCCAGACTGGTGTTTGGGAACAATCGTAATCAATGGTTGGTGCAAGTGCACACAGTCAAACGCTTAAGTACAGCTGACGGCAATACATTTGATCTCGTTGGTTTTTCCCACTGGCAAAGCTGGTCATCACCGATTTTTGTTGATGTTGAAATTTTCAACTACTCAGTCCATCGTCGTCGCGGTGAAGAGATCAGGTTGGGTCAGGATATATTTGAAATGAGAGATGATATTCCTCCCATCCAAATTGACCTAGGTCAGTTTTACAGGTTTGATTTGCACACAGAAATCACTCAGTCCTTGCCGGCTTCTTACAAACTCAAAGATCATTCGTGGGCCAGCCATAAAGGTGATCCATGTGGAATTGGAGAACGTATCAATTGGGAGTGCGATCTGCGCAAAGGTATGGCCAATGTCCAATTTGTTCGTCCGCGCCCGGCGGAAACGGATAGGGTCGATGTCACATTCAAGAAGACTATTTATGTCTAACCGCTTTCATGACAGCGGTTTTTTTATACTCTCCTTGTTTCTAGGTTTAAGGACTTTAGAAATTTGATTATTATTTCCGTCCTTGATAAAATTTTAAAATGAGTCCAGAAATTCCTAAAATAAAAGAAGAATGGAAGCCGGAACCAGCTGAGTCATTTGGAATCGAGTTCGGTAGCGCCAAGATTCTTGAGTTTCAGCAAACTATGAATTCTCTAGGTTTCAGACACAATGGTTCTGATTCTAGTGATGATGAAGTTGTTGTTAAGGGACAACGTCTAAATGGTGATGGGACAGAAATCGAAATTAGAATTAGAAGGGGTCCAAAATATAAATCTCCGATGGAATTGGCCAAGGAAGAAGCAGAACGAGAAGAAAAAGAAAGAGCTCAAAAACAGGGAAAAGCATAATTTTGCAATTTCCCTTCTTTCCTGTATGCTATTGGCTACGCTTCGGCGTATTTTTTATTACTACACCCTAACCCCTATACCCTTAACCCTTTTATATATATATGAACCGTGATTATCCGTTAGAGAAAGTTAGAAATTTTGGAATTATCGCGCACATCGATGCCGGAAAAACTACCACCTCCGAGCGTATTTTGTATTACACCGGAATGTCCCACAAAATCGGTGAAGTGCACGATGGTAACACGACCACTGACTGGATGGAGCAAGAACGAGAGCGTGGTATTACGATTACCGCCGCCGCTATTACCTGTTTTTGGAATCCAACCTACATGGCAAAAACCGATGTTTCAAAAAAGCATCGTTTCAATATTATCGACACTCCAGGGCACATCGACTTTACCGTTGAAGTGAAACGCTCGCTTCGCGTGCTCGACGGAGCCGTCGTAGTTTTTGACGGAGTGGCTGGCGTCGAGCCTCAAAGCGAGACGAACTGGCGCTATGCCGAAGAAGGAAAAGTGCCTCGCATTTGTTTCATCAACAAGCTCGACCGCATGGGAGCGTCGTTTGAATTTTCCTACAAATCTATCCTCGAACGTTTGAGTAAGAACGCCGTTCGAATGCAAATTCCAATCGGACTTGAAGAAAATCACGAAGGCGTGATTGATCTCATGAAAATGAAAGCCTATCACTTTGAAGGTGAAATGGGATTTGAAGTTAAGGAATCAGAAATTGCTCCAGAAAATCTCGATGAGGCCAAAAAATATCGCGCCGAACTCGTGGAAAGAATTGTGGAGCATGATGATGTTTTGATGAGTCAATATCTTGAAGGCAAGGAAATTTCTATCGATGTTTTGAAAACCACACTTCGAAAAGCCACTATCGATGCTAAAATTTTCCCTGTGTACTGTGGTTCCGCTTTGAAAAATAAAGGTGTTCAGCTCGTACTCGACGCCGTGGTAGATTATCTTCCATCACCAGTTGACATGCCTGCAGTTAAAGGAATTGATCCAAACACAGGAAACGTTGTTGAACGAAAGCCTCTCGATAGCGAACCGTTCTCAGCGCTTGTTTTCAAATTGCAGTCTGATCCATTCGTGGGTCAATTGAACTTCTTCCGCGTCTATTCGGGAAGTGTTGAAGCGGGAAGTTATATTTACAATTCAACCACAGGAAAGAAAGAACGTTTGGGACGTATCGTTCGACTTCAGGCCAACGATCGTGAAGAAGTGAAAAAAGTGTATGCCGGAGAAATTGCCGCCGCCATTGGACTCAAAGATGCACGTACCTCGCATACCCTTTGTGACGAAGCCAATCCAATTGTGCTCGACGCTATCAAATTTGCTGAGCCAGTTATCTCGATGCGCATTGAACCAAAAACCAAGGCTGACCAGGAGAAAATGGGTTTTGCGCTCAAGCGTCTTACCGACGAAGATCCAACCTTTAAAGTATTTTCAGATTCTGAAACTGGAGAGACGGTAATCAAGGGTATGGGAGAACTCCAACTTGAAATTATGGTTGATCGTATGAAGCGCGAATTTTCTGTTGAGGCAAACGTCGGCAAGCCACAAGTGGCCTACAAAGAAACTATTCAGGGAGCCGCAGAAGCCGAGTACAAATACATTAAACAGTCTGGAGGAAAGGGTCAGTATGGTCACGTCAAACTCAATATCAAACCACTCGAACCAGCTCCTGAAAAAATACCTAAAAATGTTTCTCGTTATGATGAATTTGAATTTGTCGATTCAATCAAGGGAGGAGTTATTCCACAGGAATTTATTCCCGCCGTTGAAAAGGGAGTTAAGGAAGCGATGGAACGCGGAATTGTGGCCGGTTACAAAATGGTGGATATTTCTTGTGAACTGACTTACGGTTCGTACCACGATGTCGACTCATCAGAAATTGCTTACAAAATTGCGGCTTCGCAAGCTTTTCAAGATGCGGCCAAACGAGCCAAGCCAGTTATTTTGGAACCAATTATGAAAGTTGAAGTGGTGACTCCAGAAAAATTTGTGGGAGATGTCACGGGACACCTTTCTTCAAAACGCGCTGAAATTCAAGACGTCGGCGAACGAGGAATGAACAAGGTGATTGACGCTAAAGTACCACTCGCCGAAATGTTCGGATACATTACTACGCTTCGATCGATGACCGAAGGCCGCGCGGGATACACGATGGAATTTGATCACTATGAAGCAGTACCGGGGAACGTCGCGGCGGGAATTATTGAAGCAAGAAAGTAAAAAATAGACAATAGAAATAAACTGAAAGCCCGGCGCACGAAGCGCGCCGGGCTTTCAGTTTATCCACTTTCGTGGTACTATGTGAGCTCTATCGCTTACCAATAATTTTTTCAATTATGAAGAAGCTATTACTCACCCTTTCTCTCGTCGTCTCTTTAGCCTTCGCCTCAGTGGCTTTTGCCGAAACTTCAACTTCAGTTGCGGCCAATCTTCAAGCGCAAATTAACACCATCCTGGCTCAAATTCAAAAACTTCAGCTCCAGCTCAATGCTCAAGCAGGAGTTTCAACTACTGTTCTTCCGGTTGTTCCAACAACCTCAACTTCCGCTTCTGACGGATTTTGTTTTGCTTTTGTAAATAACTTAAGAATTGGAGATCAAAATCCCGATGTCACAAATCTCTACCGTGCGCTCATCGCTGAAGGACTTTTTGACAAAGACGAAGCCTTTCAAGACGGCCGACAGGTTCTGTATTTCAGTGAACGATTAGCTTCCGCTGTTTCTGAATTTCAAGAAAAATATGCTTCTGAAGTTCTCGCTCCCGCTGGCCTAAAGCGCGGCACAGGCTACGTGGGTCCTTCGACGAGAGCGAAACTCAATGCTCTGTATC harbors:
- a CDS encoding SPFH domain-containing protein, with protein sequence MPLIILILIVLAIIFFGSIRIIEQNTVAVVEFLGKYRRTMTAGFNLKIPILEKIAERITLRQQNFSIDGKYPSNDKVIVTVSTNLIYTVNNTDQGIQHFAYVLQSRQQSIAASVENSLRTYIAKETHEGILEKKEELALHIKADLAKQFEEWGMVIMSFQITNVTFPLAITDAMSEVVASQQLRKAAENKGEATKIQAIKEAEAEKERKRLQGEGIALERSAIAEGLKQAIEVVGKATGQKTQDVMAMLTLTQYLDTLKNIGMSNNTKVIYLDSHVGKTTELIQQLSSAMETGHGYGVHNNK
- the fusA gene encoding elongation factor G, which produces MNRDYPLEKVRNFGIIAHIDAGKTTTSERILYYTGMSHKIGEVHDGNTTTDWMEQERERGITITAAAITCFWNPTYMAKTDVSKKHRFNIIDTPGHIDFTVEVKRSLRVLDGAVVVFDGVAGVEPQSETNWRYAEEGKVPRICFINKLDRMGASFEFSYKSILERLSKNAVRMQIPIGLEENHEGVIDLMKMKAYHFEGEMGFEVKESEIAPENLDEAKKYRAELVERIVEHDDVLMSQYLEGKEISIDVLKTTLRKATIDAKIFPVYCGSALKNKGVQLVLDAVVDYLPSPVDMPAVKGIDPNTGNVVERKPLDSEPFSALVFKLQSDPFVGQLNFFRVYSGSVEAGSYIYNSTTGKKERLGRIVRLQANDREEVKKVYAGEIAAAIGLKDARTSHTLCDEANPIVLDAIKFAEPVISMRIEPKTKADQEKMGFALKRLTDEDPTFKVFSDSETGETVIKGMGELQLEIMVDRMKREFSVEANVGKPQVAYKETIQGAAEAEYKYIKQSGGKGQYGHVKLNIKPLEPAPEKIPKNVSRYDEFEFVDSIKGGVIPQEFIPAVEKGVKEAMERGIVAGYKMVDISCELTYGSYHDVDSSEIAYKIAASQAFQDAAKRAKPVILEPIMKVEVVTPEKFVGDVTGHLSSKRAEIQDVGERGMNKVIDAKVPLAEMFGYITTLRSMTEGRAGYTMEFDHYEAVPGNVAAGIIEARK